In one window of Qipengyuania gaetbuli DNA:
- a CDS encoding UDP-N-acetylmuramoyl-L-alanyl-D-glutamate--2,6-diaminopimelate ligase, with amino-acid sequence MKLSRLCEKAGMACPEGGDASVTGFAIDNRKVAPGTVFGAFRGSVSNGEDYIPAAIEAGAIAVVARPEAKVDGALHIAADEPRKAFALLAAQFFTPVPDHIVAVTGTNGKTSTVEMTRQIWRMAGERAASIGTLGVTTPDESVSTGLTTPDIVTFLSNMSGLAREGVTHVAYEASSHGLWQSRNEGVPVEAAAFTNFSRDHLDYHKDMEDYFAAKMRLFDEVASDGATAVVWLDGSDWNARVVEHARARGLSVMTVGETGDDIRLVKREPTQLGQSLTVEHAGAQRTINLPLIGAYQISNALVAAGLALATGIDAGRVWDGVARLQPVRGRLERAVIAPSGAPVYIDYAHTPDAIKAAIAALRPHVTGRLITVFGAGGDRDHGKRAPMGEAAAKASDVVIVTDDNPRGEDPADIRRAVLEGAKGAREIAGRRDAICAAIGEAGPDDIVLVAGKGHELGQIIGSGENMKVLPFDDVEVARECAAALARGDA; translated from the coding sequence GTGAAGCTTTCAAGGCTGTGTGAAAAGGCTGGCATGGCGTGTCCCGAAGGGGGCGATGCCAGCGTCACGGGCTTTGCGATCGACAATCGCAAGGTCGCGCCCGGCACGGTCTTCGGCGCGTTCCGCGGCAGCGTTTCCAATGGCGAGGATTACATCCCTGCCGCCATCGAGGCAGGCGCAATCGCAGTCGTCGCACGGCCCGAAGCAAAGGTAGACGGCGCACTCCACATCGCGGCCGACGAACCGCGCAAGGCCTTCGCCCTGCTGGCGGCACAGTTCTTCACCCCCGTGCCCGACCATATCGTCGCGGTCACCGGCACCAACGGCAAGACCTCCACCGTCGAAATGACGCGCCAGATCTGGCGTATGGCGGGCGAGCGCGCGGCCAGCATCGGTACGCTGGGTGTTACCACCCCGGACGAGAGCGTTTCCACCGGCCTTACCACGCCCGACATCGTCACTTTCCTGTCGAACATGAGCGGCCTTGCGCGCGAAGGCGTAACGCATGTCGCCTACGAAGCGTCGAGCCACGGCCTGTGGCAATCGCGCAACGAGGGGGTGCCGGTCGAAGCGGCTGCCTTCACCAATTTCAGCCGCGACCATCTCGACTACCACAAAGACATGGAAGACTATTTCGCGGCCAAGATGCGCCTCTTCGACGAGGTGGCATCGGACGGCGCGACTGCGGTGGTCTGGCTCGACGGCAGCGATTGGAATGCGCGCGTGGTCGAACACGCAAGGGCGCGCGGTCTTTCGGTCATGACGGTCGGCGAAACGGGCGATGACATCCGCCTCGTCAAGCGCGAGCCGACGCAGCTCGGCCAGTCGCTGACGGTCGAGCACGCCGGGGCGCAGCGGACCATCAACCTGCCCCTGATCGGTGCCTACCAGATCTCGAACGCGCTTGTCGCTGCAGGCCTTGCGCTTGCGACCGGTATCGATGCCGGCCGCGTCTGGGACGGCGTTGCCCGCCTGCAGCCCGTGCGCGGGCGGCTGGAACGCGCGGTCATCGCGCCCTCGGGTGCGCCGGTCTATATCGACTATGCCCATACGCCCGACGCGATCAAGGCGGCCATCGCCGCGCTCCGTCCGCATGTCACGGGCCGTCTCATCACGGTCTTCGGTGCCGGCGGCGACCGCGACCACGGCAAGCGCGCGCCGATGGGCGAGGCCGCTGCCAAGGCGAGCGATGTGGTTATCGTCACCGACGACAATCCGCGCGGGGAAGACCCTGCGGATATCCGCCGCGCCGTGCTTGAAGGCGCGAAGGGCGCCCGCGAGATAGCAGGCCGCCGCGACGCCATCTGCGCCGCCATCGGCGAGGCCGGTCCCGACGACATCGTGCTCGTCGCGGGCAAGGGACACGAACTGGGTCAGATCATCGGATCGGGAGAGAACATGAAGGTGCTGCCCTTCGACGATGTGGAAGTCGCGCGCGAATGCGCTGCCGCACTCGCCAGAGGTGACGCATGA